One Stratiformator vulcanicus genomic window, TTGAGCAATTCGTCGTTCGAAGCGGGGTTGGAGACCCGCATATCGTCGACCTTTTCGACGATCCCGACACCAAAGAATTTCGCCCAGACACGGTTGGCGATCGAGCGCGAGAAATACGGATTCTCCGGCGAGACGAGCCATGCGGCGAGATGCGAGCGACGGTCGGACGTGTCGTCGATCGCCAGTGGCTCGGCGTCAAGCGGCGCCGGCGGTTGCGGGTTTCCCGTCCTCGGCTGAACGAGGTCGCCCGACTCCGACACGTAGAGCGTCCGCAGTCCGTCACCGTTGCGAGGCTCGCCGCCCCAGCCCTTGGCCTTCACCCGGGCGAACAGGTTCGCCATCGCGTAATATTGATCGTTGGTCCATTTCTCGAGCGGGTGGTTGTGGCACTTCGCGCATCCGATCGACAAACCCATGAAGGCCTGCGAGGCGTTCTCGGTCATGTCTTCGGGGGATTGATGCAGCGCGTAGAAATTCGTCGCCCCGTTTTCGTAACTGCTCCCCGTCGCGGTCAGCACCTCCCGGACGAGATCATCCCAAGCGGTGTTCTGTGCGACATGCCCGCGGAGCCAGCCGTAATAGGCCTCCAAGGCTTTCGGCCGCAGCAGCGTGCCGTTCATGAGAAAGATGTCGGACCACTGATAGGTCCAATAGTCGACGAATTCCGGGCGTTCAAGCAATTCATCGATCAGTTGCTCGCGCTTGTCTACGGAGTCATCGGCAAGAAACGTGCGGACTTCTTCCGAAGTCGGCAACAGGCCGATCGTGTCGACGTAGGCGCGCCGGATGAAGCTGGCGTCACTGCAAGGGCCGGACGCCACGAGGTTCAATCGCTCCAGTTGCCGATTCACATGCTCGTCAATGAAATTCACCGGTTCGCGGGTGTCGACAACATCGCCCGCCGATGCGACGGCTTCAAAGGGGACCGTGACGCGGGCGATGGCCAACTTGCTGGAGTACCAGGCCACAATTGCCCCCTCCCCCGGCCCGATCACCGTCACGGTGCCGTGTTCGTCGACGGAGCAAACGGCTTCATCGGAGGAAGACCAGATCACCCACTCGCTCACATCGACGGCTCGGCCGTCGGAGAAATGGGCGATGACCACAAGGTCCTGTTTCGAGCCGACTGTGTGGATCGAGCGCCCCGGCAGCACCTCGATTCGCTCGACCTCAGTATCGGCTTTCGTCGGGGGCGACGCCCCGGCCGCGATCCACTCTGAGAGAATCTGATACTCACGCGAGTCGGTTTCAAATCGCAAGCCGCCCTTATGCGGCAATGCTCCGGACGGTTTGGCGATCAACAGGCTTCGCCCCGGGTCGGCCAATTCGATCCGCCGACCGCGGTCTTGCTTGGCGATGTTGAAGTAGTCGCTCATCGGGTCGTAACCGCGGAGTGAGAGGCGGAAGCCCCCCTTCCCCGCGAGTGCCCCGTGACAGGCGCCCGAATTGCAACCGGCCTTCGAGAGCACTGGCAGCACGGCGTGACGAAACCCCCACGCCTCCGAGGAGTTCATCCCGACGACCGTCACCTCCGCAGTGACCGATCCGTTCGGAGTCTTCGCGACGATGTCGGTATTGCCGTTGGCGACCGGGTGCACGACGCCTTCGTTGGTGACCGTCGCGACCGCCGGGTTACTCGTTGACCAAGTGATGCCCTCGCGAACCTGCGCACCGATTTCCTCTCCCGATTGCCGCTGCAAAAGCAGTCGCTGCGAGGCTGCTTCGCCGTGCAGCGTTGCTTGCGGCGGAAGGATCGTCAGCGCGTCCTCCGCCAGGGCGGCCGAAGCGCAGAGCGTGAGAGCGAAGGCGATCGAGAAACTCTTCATGTCTCGTCTTCTTACATTTCTGAAACACAAGCCCGACGCGCGAGCGAGAGATTTCATGATTGATGCTTGGTCAGGGTGCCGGGGGCGTGTCGCCCCCGCATCTCGGTGTTCGTTTACTTCTTGCAATGTTCGCTGTTTTGTCCACATGCCGGCTTCGATTGGCCGATGCGCCGCATTACGCAGTCATGCTTGTTCCTGCGGGGGCGATAGGCCCCCGCCACCCATTTCATTCATTGGTAAGCCCGTCAATCCCTCGCTTGCGCGTCGGGCTAGTAATGAATGCGTCTGTCGAATCTAGAACAGCTCGTGGATCGCTTCGGCTCCGAAGTCGACGATCGGGAACGGTCGACCGGCCGGGCCGGGGAGCGTTGTGTCGAGGTCGAGGCCGAGGCTGTGAAAGATCGTGGCTACGATGTCTGCCGGCTCAACGGGCCGATCAGCCGGAACACCGCCGACAGGGTCACTCGCCCCGACGACCTGCCCGCCCTGCACGCCGCCGCCGGCGAAGTAGACGGTGAAGCACTGCGGCCAGTGGTCACGACCGCCGGCGGGATTGACCCGCGGCGTGCGGCCGAACTCCGCGAGATTGCAGACCATCGTGTCGTCGAGCATCCCGCGTTCGCTGAGGTCAGAGATCAACGCGCTATAAGCCTGATCGTACATCGGACAGACGACGTTCTTCATGCCCTCGATCGAGGTGAACGGTTTCGAGCCGTGAATGTCCCACGTAACTTCATCGAACACCGTCAGGAAGGCATTGACGGTCACGAACCGCACGCCGTTTTCAACAAGTCGGCGGGCCAGCAGGCAGCATTGACCGAAGCGGTTGCGTCCGTAGCGATCGCGG contains:
- a CDS encoding DUF1553 domain-containing protein, with protein sequence MKSFSIAFALTLCASAALAEDALTILPPQATLHGEAASQRLLLQRQSGEEIGAQVREGITWSTSNPAVATVTNEGVVHPVANGNTDIVAKTPNGSVTAEVTVVGMNSSEAWGFRHAVLPVLSKAGCNSGACHGALAGKGGFRLSLRGYDPMSDYFNIAKQDRGRRIELADPGRSLLIAKPSGALPHKGGLRFETDSREYQILSEWIAAGASPPTKADTEVERIEVLPGRSIHTVGSKQDLVVIAHFSDGRAVDVSEWVIWSSSDEAVCSVDEHGTVTVIGPGEGAIVAWYSSKLAIARVTVPFEAVASAGDVVDTREPVNFIDEHVNRQLERLNLVASGPCSDASFIRRAYVDTIGLLPTSEEVRTFLADDSVDKREQLIDELLERPEFVDYWTYQWSDIFLMNGTLLRPKALEAYYGWLRGHVAQNTAWDDLVREVLTATGSSYENGATNFYALHQSPEDMTENASQAFMGLSIGCAKCHNHPLEKWTNDQYYAMANLFARVKAKGWGGEPRNGDGLRTLYVSESGDLVQPRTGNPQPPAPLDAEPLAIDDTSDRRSHLAAWLVSPENPYFSRSIANRVWAKFFGVGIVEKVDDMRVSNPASNDELLNAAAGYLVEQDFDLKSLMRAILSSNAYQRSSEPLAGNKNDKRFYSRYYPKRMTAEVLHDAIVRVTEVPTKFDKIVFPGNNRQDVDIYKNGTRAIQLHDSAVENYFLNTFGRNERRIVCECERSDEPSMVQVLHLSNGNTINDKLANKQSCVGDFVKLRSDGMSDGALLDEIYLNALARFPTERERTQLQDILPAAGADDERIVLEDILWAVLTSREFIFNH